One window from the genome of Babylonia areolata isolate BAREFJ2019XMU chromosome 11, ASM4173473v1, whole genome shotgun sequence encodes:
- the LOC143287161 gene encoding mannan endo-1,4-beta-mannosidase-like, producing MFGGYLKQSGTHFTHDGQRVFLSGANTAWVSFGYDFGDHQYQYRRARYIELMEKVRQAGGNSMRTWVHIEGQTSPKFDHSGHVTGLDSGDGSFLADFRQYLDDARARDILIFPTLWNGALKQHPGNLAGLITDTSKLQSYLDHALVPWVQAVKGHPALGGWDVINEMEGVLRTDQPHNHDPCQDTSFLVGSGAGWAGASYTAQQLQRFINWQVDAIRRSDPTAQVTAGSWSQKSQTDQWGNKNLYSDHCLVKAGGKAQGTLTFYSTHTYDWHHHYNSDSPFKHHANDFQLDKPLVIAEFNQLRGAGQTIEQLFNYAYYYGYAGAWSWHANADGSDTDSTDVQMRGIAFIKNKNDQAKGGRVSIDI from the exons ATGTTTG GGGGGTACCTGAAGCAGTCTGGCACCCACTTTACTCACGATGGTCAGCGGGTGTTTCTGTCCGGGGCCAATACTGCATGGGTGTCCTTTGGCTATGACTTCGGTGATCACCAATACCAGTACAGACGTGCCCGCTACATTGAGCTGATGGAGAAAGTGCGACAGGCAGGGGGGAATTCTATGA GAACCTGGGTTCACATCGAGGGCCAGACGTCCCCCAAGTTTGACCACTCGGGTCACGTGACGGGTCTGGACAGCGGGGATGGGTCCTTCCTAGCTGACTTCCGGCAGTACCTGGACGACGCCAGGGCCAGGGACATCCTCATCTTCCCCACCCTCTGGAACGGCGCCCTCAAACAGCACCCCGG AAATCTAGCGGGCCTCATCACCGACACCTCTAAACTCCAGTCCTACCTGGACCACGCACTGGTACCCTGGGTGCAGGCGGTGAAGGGGCACCCGGCTCTGGGCGGGTGGGACGTGATAAACGAGATGGAGGGGGTGCTGCGCACGGACCAGCCCCACAACCACGACCCTTGTCAGGACACCAGCTTCCTGGTGGGCTCCGGGGCTGGATGGGCAGGGGCGTCCTACACCGCTCAACAGCTGCagag GTTCATCAACTGGCAGGTGGATGCCATCCGTCGAAGTGACCCCACGGCTCAGGTGACTGCCGGGTCCTGGAGCCAGAAGTCTCAGACTGACCAGTGGGGCAACAAGAACCTGTACAGTGACCACTGCCTCGTCAAGGCGGGGGGCAAGGCTCag ggCACCCTGACCTTCTACTCTACTCACACCTATGACTGGCATCACCATTACAACAGCGATTCACCATTTAAG caCCACGCCAACGACTTCCAACTGGACAAACCGTTGGTCATCGCCGAGTTCAACCAACTGAGGGGGGCCGGGCAGACGATAGAACAGCTGTTTAACTACGCCTACTACTACGGCTACGCAGGTGCTTGGAGCTGGCATGCCAACGCAGACGGTAGCGACACAGACTCAACGGATGTTCAAATGCGTGGCATCGCTTtcatcaagaacaagaacgaccAGGCAAAAGGGGGCCGAGTCAGTATCGATATTTGA